Genomic DNA from bacterium:
TAAGATCACGCTCAACAAAAATCTGATCAAGATCGGCAAGCGCGAGACCAACGACCTGGCGCTAAAGGACAAGGCGGTCTCCAGAAACCATCTCGAGATCGAGTACATGTCGGACAGTTTCCTGCTGCGCGACCTCGGCTCCACCAACGGCTCGTTTCTCAACGGATCCAAGGTCAAGGAGGCCTACCTCTCGCCCGGAGATCTAATCAAGATAGGCAACACGAACCTGGAGTTCGTCGCATTCGACGAGAAGGTGTCGATCGAGCCCTCGGACAAGGAAGAGTACGGCCAGATGGTCGGCAAGAGCCGCAAGATGCGCCAGATATTCTCGATCCTGGAAAAGATATCCCCCACGCACGCCACGGTCATCATCGAGGGAGAGACCGGCACGGGCAAGGACCTGGTCGCGCGGGCGATACACGAGAACAGCCAGCGCAAGGAGCAGCCGTTCATGGTCTTCGACTGCTCCTCGGTCGCGCCGAACCTCATCGAGTCCGAGCTCTTCGGCCACGAGAAGGGATCATTCACCGGAGCTGTCCGGGCGCGCGCCGGCGCCTTCGAGGTGGCCAAGGGGGGCACGGTCTTTCTCGACGAGATAGGCGAGCTCACCTCCGAGCTGCAGCCCAAGCTCCTCCGCGCGCTGGAGCAGCGCGAGATCAGGCGCGTCGGCTCCAGCACCCCGGTCAAGATAGACGTGCGCGTGCTCTGCGCCACTAACAAGAACCTGCGCCACGAGGTCAACGAGGGCCGCTTCCGCGAGGACCTCTACTACCGCCTCTCGGTGGTCAAGGTCGCCCTTCCTCCGCTGCGCGACCGTGCCGAGGACATCCCCCCGATAGTCGAGCGCCTCCTCATGATCGGAAAGTTCAACAAACAGCCCAACGGCGCGTTCAAGGTCAGCAAGGTCGAGGACGACGCGCTCAAGATGCTCATGCGCTACGGCTGGCCGGGCAACGTGCGCGAGCTCTCCAACGTGATCGAGCGCGCGGTCAGCTTCGTCGAGGGGGACACGATCACCAAGGCGCACCTGGACTTCATCTTCGCCGAGATGGGCCACGGCGGCGAAGAGCGCACCGAGCGCATGGACATCGACACCGACATCCCCTTCAAGGACGCGAAGCAGCAGATCGTGGAGAAGTTCGAGAAGGAATACCTGCTCGAACTCATCCGCTCGCACAACGGCAACCTGTCCAAGGCCGCCCGCGAGGCCAAGATCGACCGCAAGCACCTGCGCAACCTGCTCAAGAAATACGGCATCGACGCGAAAGACGAGGACTGATCAGCGGCGGGGCGGGGCGATCTTTGGGCGACGGGCGTCCGCCTCCATCGAGCGTTTGATGGCGATCACGAGCGAACGGGCGCGGTTGGACCACATGTTCGCGCCCGACATATCCAGCAATATGGCCTGTCTGAAGTCCTCGGCCGCCTTGCGGTAGTTCTTGTGCCGAAGGTACAACTCCCCGCGGTTCACGTACGACGCGATGTCCTTCGAAT
This window encodes:
- a CDS encoding sigma 54-interacting transcriptional regulator, giving the protein KITLNKNLIKIGKRETNDLALKDKAVSRNHLEIEYMSDSFLLRDLGSTNGSFLNGSKVKEAYLSPGDLIKIGNTNLEFVAFDEKVSIEPSDKEEYGQMVGKSRKMRQIFSILEKISPTHATVIIEGETGTGKDLVARAIHENSQRKEQPFMVFDCSSVAPNLIESELFGHEKGSFTGAVRARAGAFEVAKGGTVFLDEIGELTSELQPKLLRALEQREIRRVGSSTPVKIDVRVLCATNKNLRHEVNEGRFREDLYYRLSVVKVALPPLRDRAEDIPPIVERLLMIGKFNKQPNGAFKVSKVEDDALKMLMRYGWPGNVRELSNVIERAVSFVEGDTITKAHLDFIFAEMGHGGEERTERMDIDTDIPFKDAKQQIVEKFEKEYLLELIRSHNGNLSKAAREAKIDRKHLRNLLKKYGIDAKDED